The following coding sequences lie in one Aspergillus luchuensis IFO 4308 DNA, chromosome 8, nearly complete sequence genomic window:
- a CDS encoding glycosyltransferase family 32 protein (CAZy:GT32;~COG:G;~EggNog:ENOG410PKKB;~InterPro:IPR029044,IPR007577;~PFAM:PF04488;~TransMembrane:1 (n8-18c22/23o296-316i)): MAPARLRLVLAALLLFILTSLLAPFVCNLYLLLRLPFVWKASSADAIITEQNDGFDLTFSDYNSTYSVADTGLPVPVPARLHHVQLGTQTPRAEWQAARDECLKQHPDWEAFLWTDENASRFVQNHYPHFLLTWENYPHLVQRVDALRYMILHKYGGAVLDYDLACKRSLEPLRRFEFVAPAANPVGISIGMMLAAPNNTYVGDLVRNLPTFNRRWSVLPYITVMFSTGCHYASTIYTMQRDTSTLRVLTGPPENPRMHMLNGVVNTPLFRHLGSSSWHEKDARFIKAFANMDQRVAFGMVLVALAGGCWAVSLCVSRGRAWHQKDAVSQEIELLQKAHDS; the protein is encoded by the exons ATGGCTCCCGCGCGCCTCCGACTCGTGCTGGCAGCCCTCCTACTATTCATTCTAACCTCCCTGCTCGCCCCGTTTGTCTGCAATCTTTACCTACTGCTTCGATTACCCTTTGTGTGGAAAGCCTCATCCGCCGATGCTATCATCACTGAACAGAATGATGGATTCGATTTGACCTTTTCCGACTACAACAGCACATACTCCGTCGCCGACACTGGGTTGCCTGTTCCAGTCCCCGCAAGGCTGCACCACGTCCAATTGGGCACACAGACCCCACGGGCAGAATGGCAGGCTGCTCGAGACGAGTGTCTCAAGCAACATCCGGACTGGGAGGCATTTCTGTGGACCGACGAAAACGCTAGCCGCTTCGTGCAGAATCACTATCCGCACTTTCTCCTCACCTGGGAAAATTACCCGCACCTTGTCCAGCGCGTGGATGCATTGCGATACATGATCCTGCACAAGTATGGGGGTGCCGTGTTGGATTATGATCTGGCATGTAAACGGTCGTTGGAACCTCTGCGTCGATTCGAGTTCGTCGCGCCGGCGGCCAACCCCGTTGGTATCTCCATTGGCATGATGCTCGCGGCACCGAACAATACCTACGTTGGTGATCTGGTGCGGAACCTGCCAACCTTCAATCGAAGATGGTCGGTATTGCCTTATATCACAGTTATGTTCAGCACGGGATGCCACTATGCCTC AACCATCTACACCATGCAGCGCGATACCTCTACCCTCCGCGTCCTAACTGGTCCACCCGAGAACCCACGAATGCATATGCTCAACGGTGTGGTCAATACCCCGCTCTTTCGGCATCTGGGCAGTTCCTCCTGGCACGAGAAAGATGCAAGGTTCATCAAGGCGTTTGCGAATATGGATCAACGGGTGGCGTTTGGAATGGTCCTGGTCGCCTTAGCAGGAGGATGCTGGGCTGTGAGCCTATGTGTGTCTCGGGGCCGGGCATGGCACCAGAAAGACGCAGTGTCGCAGGAGATAGAGTTGTTGCAGAAAGCACATGATTCTTGA
- the och3 gene encoding glycosyltransferase family 32 protein (COG:M;~EggNog:ENOG410PUFY;~InterPro:IPR039367;~go_function: GO:0000009 - alpha-1,6-mannosyltransferase activity [Evidence IEA]), which translates to MVWRYILRRPVLGALCFLVLFTWLLQQPDTSVKQISLLQHRYPLLFERVHTNTRSGGAWYIPPTWTNETEQHPENIVDAAERVLRLAQTTERQIPHSSIPLIVHQTWKSTRVDTWPHVLQQSTEKWLRAVDEQMAYFLWDDDGIRQFIRRFEPEREKQFYALPSHVERSDVFRILVCKWIGRIRDGNHSATNAGC; encoded by the exons ATGGTCTGGCGCTACATTTTACGACGTCCCGTGCTGGGCGCACTTTGCTTCCTAGTGCTTTTCACCTGGTTACTTCAACAGCCTGATACCTCGGTTAAACagatttctcttcttcaacaccgtTACCCATTGCTGTTTGAACGCGTTCATACGAACACTCGCAGTGGTGGAG CGTGGTACATCCCACCGACCTGGACAAATGAGACGGAACAGCATCCCGAGAACATTGTCGACGCCGCGGAGCGAGTGTTGCGCTTGGCCCAGACGACTGAACGACAGATCCCGCACTCCTCAATCCCCCTGATCGTCCACCAAACCTGGAAGAGCACGCGCGTTGACACCTGGCCACACGTGTTACAGCAGAGCACGGAGAAATGGTTGCGCGCGGTGGACGAGCAGATGGCTTATTTTTTGTGGGACGATGACGGAATACGACAGTTCATTCGGCGGTTCGAGCCAGAACGGGAGAAACAGTTCTATGCTTTACCCAGCCACGTGGAACGGTCGGATGTCTTCCGGATTCTCGTATGCAAGTGGATCGGTCGCATTCGAGATGGTAACCACTCAGCCACCAATGctgggtgttga